A single window of Sporosarcina sp. FSL W7-1349 DNA harbors:
- the flgG gene encoding flagellar basal body rod protein FlgG: protein MLRSMYSGISGLKNFQTKLDVIGNNIANVNTYGFKKGRTIFKDLISQTVAGASGGNNSRGGVNPKQVGLGSQIAAIDTIHSGGSTQFTGNTLDLAIAGDGFFQVGEMNGTTLGNVQYTRAGNFYMDKSGYLVDANGKYLVGVGGKDTYTAVTADETVNPPATSGTPPTPTGQNTRILIPTTAQSMSIAQDGAVTFVDDAGFLRYAGHLVLAKFPNPSGMDKVGGNYFQQSPNSGTPLRSIPTQNGIGDLESGFLEMSNVDLSEEFTEMIVAQRGFQANTRIITTSDEILQELVNLKR from the coding sequence ATGCTACGCTCAATGTACTCAGGAATCTCAGGTTTGAAAAACTTTCAGACAAAATTAGACGTTATTGGTAATAACATTGCAAACGTAAATACGTATGGTTTTAAGAAGGGACGTACGATTTTTAAGGATTTGATTTCGCAGACTGTGGCGGGGGCTTCGGGTGGAAATAATTCACGCGGTGGGGTTAATCCCAAGCAAGTTGGACTTGGATCACAAATTGCAGCCATAGATACTATTCATTCAGGAGGATCTACTCAATTCACAGGAAATACGCTTGATCTTGCGATTGCAGGGGACGGATTTTTCCAAGTAGGTGAAATGAACGGGACTACGCTCGGCAATGTTCAATATACAAGAGCAGGAAACTTTTACATGGATAAGAGCGGATATTTAGTCGATGCCAATGGGAAATATTTAGTTGGAGTTGGCGGAAAAGACACATATACAGCTGTGACAGCAGATGAAACAGTAAATCCTCCAGCAACGTCAGGAACACCACCAACACCGACGGGACAAAACACACGTATTCTAATTCCCACAACAGCACAAAGTATGAGTATTGCGCAAGATGGTGCAGTAACATTTGTTGATGACGCTGGATTCTTAAGATATGCTGGGCATCTTGTCCTTGCGAAGTTTCCAAATCCAAGTGGTATGGATAAAGTAGGGGGAAACTATTTCCAACAATCGCCAAACTCTGGAACTCCATTGAGGAGTATACCTACCCAAAATGGTATCGGTGATTTAGAATCCGGCTTCCTCGAAATGTCAAACGTAGACCTTTCCGAGGAATTCACAGAAATGATCGTTGCACAACGTGGGTTCCAAGCGAACACGCGTATTATCACAACATCCGACGAGATTCTTCAGGAACTCGTGAACTTGAAACGTTGA
- a CDS encoding TIGR02530 family flagellar biosynthesis protein, which yields MDNLNIHRIPSQPLIRHGKPMQPVQSPKQSFLEHLNEAVQPAELKISKHATERLNERNIRITDAEWAHITDKVNEAKRKGIKESLVLMDQAALIVSAKNSTVITAMDRMEAKDQLFTNIDGTIVLS from the coding sequence ATGGACAATTTGAATATCCATCGCATTCCATCGCAACCGCTCATCCGCCACGGAAAACCGATGCAACCAGTCCAAAGCCCGAAGCAATCGTTCCTCGAACATTTGAACGAAGCGGTGCAGCCGGCCGAATTGAAAATCAGCAAGCACGCAACCGAACGTTTGAATGAACGGAACATCCGCATTACGGATGCCGAATGGGCGCACATCACAGACAAGGTCAACGAGGCAAAACGGAAGGGAATCAAAGAATCGCTCGTACTGATGGACCAAGCCGCACTCATCGTCAGTGCCAAAAACTCAACCGTCATCACAGCGATGGACCGCATGGAAGCGAAAGACCAACTATTCACCAACATCGACGGCACAATCGTTCTAAGTTGA
- a CDS encoding MotE family protein — translation MAKRKKETTELSGGSPEKKTGIFQVLLLWFIIPLLFAAAVVLIIAKFADVNVFDKAKEWSAQIPLISKNAENEEEAADGDQLLEDRVVSLQAEIQEKEAQLFSLQEDLDKSEAEKEQLLAEQEKLLDEIAALVREKDDTKRSFKEVVSTFEKMSAKAAAPVITKMSDAEAIRILTSLKPDILAPILEKMEPADAAKYTSMMTDSTMAE, via the coding sequence GTGGCGAAAAGAAAGAAAGAGACAACTGAATTATCCGGAGGCAGCCCGGAGAAGAAAACGGGAATCTTCCAAGTCCTGTTACTGTGGTTTATCATACCTCTCCTATTTGCGGCAGCGGTGGTTCTGATCATCGCAAAATTCGCGGATGTCAACGTCTTCGACAAGGCAAAAGAGTGGTCTGCGCAAATCCCGTTGATTAGCAAGAATGCGGAGAATGAGGAAGAGGCGGCAGACGGTGACCAGTTGTTGGAAGACCGCGTCGTCTCTCTCCAAGCGGAAATCCAAGAGAAGGAAGCGCAGCTTTTCAGCTTGCAAGAAGATCTGGATAAATCCGAAGCGGAAAAAGAACAATTATTAGCGGAGCAGGAAAAACTATTAGATGAAATTGCGGCTTTGGTACGTGAAAAAGACGACACAAAGCGCAGTTTCAAAGAAGTCGTTTCTACTTTTGAAAAGATGTCCGCCAAAGCAGCGGCCCCGGTCATCACAAAAATGAGCGATGCGGAAGCAATTCGCATTCTAACTAGCTTGAAACCTGATATACTCGCACCGATATTAGAAAAGATGGAGCCGGCGGATGCTGCAAAATATACATCCATGATGACGGACTCCACAATGGCAGAATAA
- a CDS encoding flagellar FlbD family protein has product MIQVTRLNGTTFTLNALYIEKVETFPDTTITLTTGAKYVVLDTAADVNSRIIEFYKAVQLLSNPHIRGDQDEE; this is encoded by the coding sequence ATGATTCAAGTGACACGCCTGAATGGCACGACGTTCACATTGAACGCATTGTACATAGAAAAGGTCGAGACGTTTCCGGATACGACCATCACCCTGACGACGGGGGCCAAATACGTCGTCCTCGATACGGCTGCAGACGTCAACAGCCGGATCATCGAATTTTATAAGGCGGTCCAACTGTTGTCGAATCCGCATATCCGAGGTGACCAAGATGAAGAATAA
- a CDS encoding flagellar biosynthetic protein FliO: protein MKSMLVRKIGFAIFLVATLMASFPAVLIHAETDPNTTVLDYYDSDSGEEQQVDMNSEEPAADRTEDGAAVRLSAWEYIKTFFALLLVVGLLFALLKFMNRKNRMYDKTRLMKNLGGISLGQQKSIQLVVVGESYYLIGVGEDIRLLKEITDPDEIEHLIAFYEAGTSDAASGILQNILDKVAGKKPADPEQGSVVEADFSDQFKARLDEMKEERKRQIRRLTEKERHPDE from the coding sequence ATGAAATCGATGTTAGTTCGAAAAATAGGGTTCGCCATTTTCCTAGTCGCCACTTTGATGGCTTCTTTCCCCGCCGTTCTCATTCATGCTGAAACGGATCCGAATACGACCGTTTTGGATTATTATGATTCAGACTCCGGGGAAGAGCAACAAGTGGATATGAATAGTGAAGAGCCAGCTGCCGACCGTACGGAAGACGGGGCAGCTGTCCGTTTATCTGCGTGGGAATACATAAAAACCTTTTTTGCCTTGTTACTTGTTGTCGGCCTGCTGTTCGCCCTGTTAAAGTTCATGAACCGGAAAAATCGAATGTACGATAAGACGAGATTGATGAAAAATCTCGGGGGCATTTCCCTGGGACAGCAGAAATCGATCCAGCTCGTCGTAGTCGGGGAATCCTATTACCTGATCGGCGTCGGAGAGGATATCCGCTTGCTCAAAGAAATCACCGATCCCGATGAGATCGAGCACCTAATTGCATTTTACGAGGCTGGGACGAGCGATGCCGCTTCAGGCATTCTCCAAAACATATTGGACAAAGTGGCTGGTAAGAAGCCGGCTGACCCAGAACAAGGATCTGTGGTCGAAGCCGATTTCAGTGACCAGTTCAAAGCAAGATTGGATGAAATGAAAGAGGAAAGGAAACGGCAGATCCGCCGGTTGACAGAAAAGGAGCGCCACCCAGATGAATGA
- a CDS encoding response regulator: protein MSKRILIVDDAAFMRMMIKDILTKNNFEVVGEAADGAQAVEKYMDLKPDLVTMDITMPEMDGIAALKAIKEKDPSATIIMCSAMGQQAMVIDAIQAGAKDFIVKPFQADRVVEAIQKALG, encoded by the coding sequence ATGAGTAAACGCATTTTAATTGTGGATGATGCAGCTTTCATGAGAATGATGATCAAAGATATCTTGACGAAAAATAATTTCGAAGTAGTCGGGGAAGCAGCTGACGGAGCTCAGGCAGTGGAAAAATATATGGATCTGAAGCCTGATCTAGTGACGATGGATATTACGATGCCCGAGATGGACGGCATTGCCGCATTGAAAGCTATCAAAGAGAAAGACCCATCAGCAACGATCATCATGTGTTCCGCGATGGGGCAACAAGCGATGGTTATCGATGCCATCCAAGCGGGTGCGAAGGATTTCATCGTCAAGCCTTTCCAAGCGGATCGAGTTGTCGAAGCCATTCAAAAAGCATTAGGTTAA
- a CDS encoding flagellar hook-length control protein FliK — protein sequence MNLSVIQTMASMNVGNTSQVGKPAGSATSATGNSFGSVFGSLAASTPVAVTTVPTQSGNQISDDAVLAIFNAVSVEELGQAFQAVVGKGVEEFEVPVDFNQEKNEFIDERFPLHSVNLQKISKAIGIEPEQLIESLRALFEKAGVKESELAEFNTMTVDLWQMIDMIDKVAPRFFEQLSDALSGKGDIPKQQAVELLAMLKAVTIIAPKSDLVLKQEQQIFSLGNYLNLSGERFENVLNSNTTNKNSMVQLVDGRQGFRFNSTTTTNQTMTDSGNENTNAGQTDVRKESAQSAISNAHVPLSAKGEFKITELTNSGTSRSETLIREMQAIMKRANFGQVGGTNRLLIKLYPEHLGQVRIELLETNGIMTARILASTALGKEMLDSQQAQLRQAFAHQNIQLDRLDISQTIQESNRGERDQNAFNGQFKRDQQQSEDQQQQSDEEEMSFQEFMIELEV from the coding sequence GTGAACCTAAGCGTTATCCAAACGATGGCAAGTATGAATGTAGGCAATACCTCACAGGTTGGAAAACCAGCCGGCTCTGCCACAAGCGCTACCGGGAATTCATTCGGTTCCGTATTCGGCAGCTTGGCAGCGAGTACTCCGGTGGCCGTAACCACAGTTCCTACTCAATCTGGAAATCAGATTTCGGATGATGCCGTCTTGGCAATCTTTAATGCAGTATCAGTCGAGGAGTTGGGACAGGCTTTCCAGGCGGTTGTGGGAAAGGGCGTGGAAGAATTTGAAGTCCCGGTAGATTTTAATCAAGAGAAAAATGAATTTATCGACGAAAGGTTTCCCCTACATTCAGTAAACCTGCAAAAAATATCAAAAGCAATTGGTATCGAACCCGAACAATTGATAGAAAGTTTACGTGCTTTATTTGAGAAAGCGGGTGTCAAGGAGTCAGAGCTGGCGGAGTTCAATACAATGACCGTAGATTTGTGGCAGATGATCGACATGATCGATAAAGTAGCACCACGGTTCTTTGAGCAATTGTCCGATGCACTTAGTGGAAAAGGAGATATCCCGAAACAGCAGGCAGTTGAACTGCTGGCTATGCTGAAAGCTGTGACAATCATTGCGCCGAAATCAGATTTGGTCCTTAAGCAGGAACAACAAATTTTTTCACTTGGAAATTACCTGAATTTATCTGGAGAACGTTTCGAAAATGTTCTAAATTCGAATACAACTAATAAGAATAGCATGGTACAATTAGTCGATGGCAGGCAGGGGTTCCGATTTAATTCGACAACGACAACAAACCAAACGATGACGGACAGTGGGAATGAAAACACGAATGCCGGACAAACGGATGTGAGGAAAGAATCAGCTCAGTCAGCAATCAGCAATGCCCATGTACCATTGTCCGCAAAGGGAGAGTTCAAGATCACCGAACTGACAAATAGCGGTACAAGTCGTAGTGAGACATTGATCAGAGAAATGCAGGCGATCATGAAAAGAGCGAACTTCGGCCAGGTCGGTGGGACGAATCGCTTACTTATCAAGCTGTATCCTGAGCATCTGGGGCAGGTTCGGATTGAATTGTTGGAAACGAATGGCATCATGACAGCACGAATTCTAGCATCGACCGCGCTAGGAAAAGAGATGCTCGATAGCCAGCAAGCCCAATTGCGACAGGCATTCGCCCATCAGAACATCCAATTAGACCGCCTCGATATATCCCAGACGATCCAGGAATCTAACCGGGGCGAAAGAGACCAGAACGCATTCAACGGACAATTTAAACGAGATCAGCAACAGTCGGAGGACCAACAACAGCAGTCCGACGAAGAAGAGATGTCATTCCAGGAATTCATGATTGAGCTGGAGGTATAG
- the fliL gene encoding flagellar basal body-associated protein FliL, producing the protein MKNKVLTISLIILVCITLIGVVALILVMQLKDDGTEKEPTIDEIIEASVDVPEITTNLGGRQFIRISLKIQTDNKKAAEELTKREFQVKNLVIQELSEMTSQDLEGKAGKRTFEDALKSQLNPLMQEGEVQKVYITSYIIQ; encoded by the coding sequence ATGAAGAATAAAGTTTTGACCATATCTCTTATCATTCTAGTTTGTATTACGTTGATCGGTGTGGTGGCTCTCATTCTCGTCATGCAATTGAAAGACGACGGAACTGAAAAAGAGCCGACCATCGATGAAATTATCGAAGCTTCGGTCGATGTTCCCGAGATCACAACCAATCTGGGAGGCCGGCAATTCATCCGCATTTCGTTGAAAATCCAGACGGACAATAAAAAAGCTGCGGAAGAATTGACGAAACGTGAATTCCAAGTGAAGAACCTCGTCATTCAGGAACTGTCCGAGATGACTTCGCAAGATTTGGAAGGGAAAGCTGGGAAACGGACCTTTGAAGATGCGTTGAAATCCCAGTTGAACCCGCTCATGCAGGAAGGCGAAGTGCAAAAAGTGTACATCACTTCGTATATCATTCAATAA
- the fliY gene encoding flagellar motor switch phosphatase FliY, translated as MSDNILSQEEIEALLRGEPIQSEADAAPSPDRIETSDYLDEMEQDALGEIGNISFGSSATALSALLGQKVDITTPTISVVARDNLEDEFIHPYVAIKVEYTAGLSGVNLLVIKQSDAAIIADLMLGGDGLNPDESLGEIHLSAVQEAMNQMMGSAATSMSTVFNKKVDISPPSIDLMDIQSEKGTENIPQEDLLIKVSFTLKVGDLIDSNIMQLLPLPFGKSLVASLVGGEAEEEAAAVAEMAPPIEPPAPPAPPTAPQQQAPPPYQEPFPSAPGSGQAPPQQPAYDPSFAQAPPQQPPMRQQPPVHVQQAQFASFDSPSLSQGESNNLNMLLDIPLQVTVELGRTKRSVKDILEMSSGSIIELDKLAGEPVDILVNNRHIARGEVVVIDENFGVRITDILSQAERLNNLR; from the coding sequence ATGAGTGATAATATCCTTTCACAGGAAGAAATCGAAGCGCTGTTGCGTGGAGAGCCGATACAAAGTGAAGCGGATGCTGCCCCGTCCCCTGATCGTATCGAAACATCCGATTATTTGGATGAGATGGAGCAAGATGCTTTAGGGGAAATAGGGAATATTTCCTTCGGCAGCTCCGCCACTGCTTTGTCCGCATTGCTTGGACAAAAAGTGGACATCACGACGCCGACCATCAGTGTCGTAGCACGCGATAATCTGGAAGATGAATTCATCCATCCTTATGTCGCGATCAAAGTCGAATATACAGCTGGACTGAGTGGGGTTAATCTGCTTGTCATCAAGCAGAGTGACGCGGCGATTATTGCAGACCTTATGCTTGGCGGAGATGGCCTGAATCCGGATGAATCCCTTGGTGAAATCCACTTGAGTGCCGTCCAGGAAGCGATGAACCAGATGATGGGTTCTGCGGCGACTTCGATGTCGACCGTGTTCAATAAGAAAGTCGATATTTCGCCTCCGTCCATTGATTTAATGGACATTCAATCGGAAAAAGGGACTGAAAATATCCCACAGGAAGATTTATTGATCAAAGTCTCCTTCACCTTAAAAGTGGGTGACTTGATCGACTCGAACATTATGCAACTCCTTCCATTGCCATTCGGAAAGAGTTTGGTCGCCTCGCTCGTTGGCGGGGAAGCCGAGGAGGAAGCGGCAGCAGTTGCCGAAATGGCACCGCCAATAGAGCCGCCAGCACCACCTGCTCCACCAACGGCACCACAACAACAGGCACCGCCACCTTACCAGGAGCCTTTCCCATCGGCACCTGGATCTGGACAAGCACCGCCACAACAGCCGGCCTATGACCCGTCGTTCGCGCAAGCGCCGCCGCAACAGCCGCCGATGCGCCAACAGCCGCCAGTCCATGTGCAACAGGCCCAGTTTGCCAGCTTTGACAGTCCTTCCTTGAGCCAAGGAGAGTCCAATAACTTGAACATGTTGCTGGATATCCCTTTGCAAGTGACAGTAGAATTGGGACGGACGAAGCGCTCGGTCAAAGATATTTTGGAAATGTCGAGCGGATCGATCATCGAGCTCGATAAACTGGCCGGCGAACCGGTGGATATTCTAGTAAACAATCGCCATATCGCCAGAGGAGAAGTCGTTGTTATCGACGAAAACTTCGGCGTGCGGATTACGGATATTTTAAGTCAAGCGGAACGTTTGAATAACTTACGATAA
- the fliQ gene encoding flagellar biosynthesis protein FliQ, producing the protein MSGELVITIAERAIWVILLTSGPLLIVALVTGLAVSIFQATTQIQEQTLAFVPKIVAVLVGIVFFGPWMLSHVTTFAADIFDNLVRYIG; encoded by the coding sequence ATGTCGGGAGAATTGGTCATCACAATTGCAGAACGCGCTATTTGGGTCATCCTCCTCACTTCCGGGCCTCTTCTGATCGTGGCGCTCGTAACTGGGCTCGCTGTCAGTATTTTCCAGGCGACGACCCAGATCCAGGAACAGACGTTGGCCTTTGTTCCGAAAATCGTCGCAGTGCTTGTCGGCATCGTGTTTTTCGGTCCGTGGATGTTATCCCATGTGACGACATTCGCAGCGGACATCTTTGATAATCTAGTACGGTATATCGGGTGA
- the flgD gene encoding flagellar hook assembly protein FlgD, with translation MATIDGQSPITSEMYLINKKRDERKTGDGTLGKDDFMKLLIAQLQNQDPTNPMKDNEFIAQMAQFSALEQTMNLSKAFEKFAEAQNQSQLIQYSQFVGKGVKWHEVTEETGEDGKPVINEGNGTIVSIKFVNGSPIFTLQDGKELTPGNISEILSSSSGSSNSLVEASMLIGKKVGYMDGEEEKTGIVASVSNKEGKLQYILEDGTRIDGNSFTSISK, from the coding sequence ATGGCAACAATCGATGGACAATCACCGATTACAAGTGAGATGTACTTAATCAATAAAAAACGGGATGAACGGAAAACTGGAGATGGAACGCTTGGGAAAGATGACTTTATGAAACTGCTCATCGCCCAATTGCAAAATCAGGATCCTACCAATCCCATGAAAGATAATGAGTTCATTGCTCAAATGGCACAGTTCTCTGCCTTGGAACAGACTATGAACCTGTCGAAAGCTTTCGAGAAATTTGCGGAAGCCCAAAACCAGTCACAGTTGATCCAATATAGCCAGTTCGTCGGCAAAGGCGTTAAATGGCATGAAGTCACGGAAGAAACAGGGGAAGATGGCAAGCCGGTCATCAATGAAGGCAATGGAACCATCGTATCCATAAAATTCGTAAACGGCTCGCCGATCTTTACATTGCAGGACGGCAAGGAATTGACACCGGGCAATATTTCCGAAATCCTATCCAGCTCGAGCGGCTCATCGAACAGTTTAGTTGAAGCGAGCATGCTCATCGGCAAAAAAGTCGGATATATGGATGGAGAGGAAGAGAAGACGGGAATTGTCGCATCCGTATCGAATAAGGAAGGGAAACTGCAATACATCCTCGAAGACGGAACACGCATCGACGGGAATAGCTTCACATCCATCAGTAAATAA
- the fliM gene encoding flagellar motor switch protein FliM has product MSGDILSQNEIDALLSALSTGEMSAEEMKKEEETRKVKVYDFKRALRFSKDQIRSLTRIHENFARLLTTYFSAQLRTYIQITVASADQIPFEEFIRSIPNMTLINIFEVPPLDGNILMEVNPNIAYSMLERLMGGVGESPGKGDNLTEIETKIMTNLFERSFDNYREAWSSIIDMDPFLADMEMNPQFLQMISPNETVVVISFNIVIGESSGMINICIPHVVLEPIVPNLSVRYWMQSNIKEPTQEQSEKLQYRLKRAPLPVVAELGRGQMTIEEFLYLQAGDVISLDRKIDEPLIVKVGDLPKFKAQPGHFKNRMAIQIIETMTGGDEDDE; this is encoded by the coding sequence ATGTCCGGGGATATTTTATCCCAAAATGAGATTGACGCGCTGTTGTCCGCGTTGTCTACAGGGGAAATGTCAGCAGAAGAGATGAAGAAAGAAGAAGAGACCCGGAAGGTCAAAGTGTATGATTTCAAACGCGCCCTCCGGTTTTCAAAAGACCAGATCCGCAGCTTGACGCGGATCCATGAGAACTTTGCCCGTTTGCTGACGACGTACTTTTCGGCCCAACTGCGGACGTATATTCAGATTACTGTCGCTTCCGCCGATCAGATTCCATTCGAGGAGTTCATTCGCTCCATCCCGAATATGACGTTGATCAATATTTTCGAGGTTCCGCCGCTCGATGGCAATATTTTAATGGAAGTGAACCCGAATATCGCGTATTCGATGTTGGAGCGCCTGATGGGCGGCGTCGGCGAGAGTCCCGGCAAAGGGGATAACCTGACCGAGATCGAGACGAAGATCATGACGAACCTGTTTGAACGATCATTTGATAATTACCGGGAAGCTTGGTCTAGCATTATTGATATGGACCCATTCCTCGCTGACATGGAAATGAATCCGCAGTTCTTGCAAATGATTTCACCGAACGAAACCGTCGTGGTTATTTCTTTCAACATTGTTATCGGGGAATCTAGCGGAATGATTAATATTTGTATTCCGCATGTCGTCTTGGAACCGATTGTGCCAAATCTGTCCGTCCGATACTGGATGCAATCAAATATTAAAGAACCGACACAGGAACAGAGCGAAAAACTGCAATACCGGTTGAAACGGGCTCCGTTGCCGGTCGTCGCGGAATTGGGGAGAGGCCAAATGACGATTGAAGAATTCCTTTATCTCCAAGCCGGTGATGTCATATCACTTGACCGGAAAATTGATGAACCGCTCATCGTGAAAGTCGGCGATTTGCCGAAATTCAAAGCCCAACCGGGACACTTCAAAAACCGGATGGCGATTCAAATCATTGAGACCATGACTGGAGGGGACGAAGATGATGAGTGA
- the fliJ gene encoding flagellar export protein FliJ → MRPYQYRFEKVLTYREQQKNETESAYKESVRQFEQVATKLYELLKKKENVVEEQQVKMMTGFSIDKIHHYARFIESMENKIASMQQEVVQARVKMNWYEEKLLEKTLEVRKFEKMKEKDREHYRAEMEHLEAIQLDELSTLKYRKKENGW, encoded by the coding sequence GTGAGACCGTATCAGTACCGTTTTGAAAAGGTACTCACATACCGGGAACAGCAAAAGAACGAGACGGAAAGTGCCTATAAAGAATCGGTCCGGCAGTTCGAGCAAGTGGCAACCAAATTATATGAACTGCTGAAAAAGAAAGAGAACGTCGTCGAGGAGCAGCAGGTAAAAATGATGACTGGCTTCTCCATCGATAAGATCCATCACTATGCTCGTTTCATCGAAAGCATGGAAAATAAGATCGCATCGATGCAGCAGGAAGTCGTCCAAGCTAGGGTTAAGATGAATTGGTATGAAGAGAAACTTCTCGAAAAGACGCTCGAAGTCCGGAAGTTTGAGAAAATGAAGGAAAAGGACCGGGAACATTATCGCGCCGAGATGGAGCATCTGGAAGCGATACAGCTCGATGAATTATCGACGCTGAAGTACCGCAAAAAGGAAAACGGGTGGTAA
- the fliP gene encoding flagellar type III secretion system pore protein FliP (The bacterial flagellar biogenesis protein FliP forms a type III secretion system (T3SS)-type pore required for flagellar assembly.): MNDFMQFFSDSDPTNVSTSVKLMLLLTVLSLAPAILILMTSFARIVIVLSFVRTALATQQMPPNQVLVGLALFLTFFIMAPTFQEVNETALSPLFAEEITLEEAYENASLPFKQFMSQHTRQKDLELFLRYNEAERPESLEDIPLTMLVPAFALSELKTAFQMGFMIFIPFLVIDMIVASILMSMGMMMLPPVMISLPFKILLFVLVDGWYLIIKSLLQGF; encoded by the coding sequence ATGAATGATTTCATGCAGTTCTTTTCGGATAGCGATCCGACCAATGTTTCGACATCCGTCAAATTGATGCTTCTGTTGACAGTCCTTTCTCTGGCACCTGCTATCTTGATCCTGATGACATCTTTTGCCCGGATTGTCATTGTCTTATCCTTCGTCCGGACCGCACTCGCGACCCAGCAGATGCCACCGAACCAAGTACTGGTCGGATTGGCCCTGTTCTTGACATTTTTCATCATGGCGCCGACATTCCAAGAAGTGAATGAAACGGCTTTGTCGCCATTATTCGCTGAAGAAATCACGCTGGAAGAGGCGTATGAAAACGCCAGCCTTCCTTTCAAGCAATTCATGAGCCAGCATACACGTCAAAAGGACTTGGAATTATTTTTACGTTATAACGAGGCGGAGCGGCCGGAGAGCTTGGAAGATATCCCTTTAACAATGCTTGTTCCGGCGTTTGCGTTAAGTGAACTGAAAACGGCGTTCCAGATGGGCTTCATGATTTTCATTCCGTTCCTTGTTATCGACATGATCGTGGCTAGTATTCTCATGTCGATGGGGATGATGATGTTGCCGCCTGTCATGATTTCCTTGCCGTTTAAAATATTGCTGTTCGTATTAGTCGATGGTTGGTACTTGATCATCAAATCGTTACTGCAAGGGTTTTAG